One Candidatus Woesearchaeota archaeon genomic window, GCAGCTGCATCATTAGAAGCCTTTCTGTAATTAATGATTCAGAATTTGAAAACACCCTTAGACGGACTTTTCTTTTATTGAAGTCATTGTCACAAGAAACATTTAATGCAATCAAGACAAAGGATATCGTCTATTTCAAAAGTTCATCAATGCTGGAGGAAAACAATAATCGTCTCACCACCTACTGCCGTAGGATATTGAATAAAAATGGGTATAAGGATGATGCAAAAATCGCTTTTATATATCTGATAGTAGAACAACTGGAAAAGATAGCTGATGAATATAAATATCTTTCAGACCAGTTTGAGAAGAAGGAATATGATTTAAAAAATGTATCCGATGATACCATAAAACTTTATGGAAAAGTAAACTCATTTTTAGAAGAATTCTATGAAATATTTTATAATTATTCCAAAGAAAGGACTGTACAATTTTCAAAAAGTTACAGGGAAATTGTAACTAAATCTTATAGCTTGCTTGAAGTAAAGAAAAAAGAAGAAGTTATTGTACTGCATCATCTAATGACCATAACAAGAGACATATTCGATATACTTGCACCAACCATTGCTTTAGTTCTTTGAGCTTACAAATCCAATATATTCATTTAGAATATCTGGATCAGTAATATGTTCGAAAATTGTGCGTATTTTTTGCCTGTTTACAACATTTAGATTAGGATAAGATACTCTTTCAGAATTGGTGTCAAATTTTACAACCTTAATATCTAATCCTTGTGGTAATTGGTCCATTCCAAGTGGCTCATGGGCTTTTTTAACGGCATCATAAATTTTTGGGGATGCGGCTTCGTC contains:
- a CDS encoding AbrB/MazE/SpoVT family DNA-binding domain-containing protein, encoding MKRKVIKQGHNTLTITLPAKWVENNGIKSGDELDIEEKKKTLLLSSAAPKKISKSKLDADSLDLFLLKRYFNTLYKMGVDEIELTFSDPNIILSLQEILQKNLIGYEIISQTKSSCIIRSLSVINDSEFENTLRRTFLLLKSLSQETFNAIKTKDIVYFKSSSMLEENNNRLTTYCRRILNKNGYKDDAKIAFIYLIVEQLEKIADEYKYLSDQFEKKEYDLKNVSDDTIKLYGKVNSFLEEFYEIFYNYSKERTVQFSKSYREIVTKSYSLLEVKKKEEVIVLHHLMTITRDIFDILAPTIALVL